A genomic stretch from Solanum stenotomum isolate F172 chromosome 8, ASM1918654v1, whole genome shotgun sequence includes:
- the LOC125872872 gene encoding receptor-like protein Cf-9 homolog, producing the protein MSHNGLKGHIPPSLGRLSVVESLDLSFNQLSGEIPQQLASPMSLEFLNLSHNYLQGCIPQGPQPHTFESNSYESNDGLHGFPVSKDCGNDPVSETNYTVSALDNQESNSEFLNDFWNAALMGYGSGICIGLSIIYFMISTGNIKWLARIIEELEHKINMRRRKN; encoded by the coding sequence ATGTCTCACAATGGATTGAAAGGTCATATACCACCATCACTTGGACGTTTATCTGTAGTGGAATCATTGGACCTTTCGTTTAACCAGCTTTCGGGAGAGATACCACAACAACTTGCTTCTCCTATGTCTCTTGAATTCTTAAATCTCTCTCACAATTATCTCCAAGGATGCATCCCTCAAGGACCTCAACCTCATACCTTTGAGAGCAATTCATATGAAAGTAATGATGGCTTACATGGATTCCCCGTTTCGAAAGATTGTGGCAATGATCCTGTGTCAGAGACAAATTATACTGTGTCTGCGCTAGACAATCAAGAAAGCAATTCTGAATTTCTCAATGATTTTTGGAACGCCGCTCTGATGGGCTATGGCAGTGGAATATGTATTGGATTATCCATAATATACTTCATGATCTCAACTGGAAATATAAAATGGCTTGCAAGAATCATTGAAGAACTGGAACACAAAATTAACATGCGAAGGAGAAAGAACTAG